From the genome of Marixanthomonas ophiurae, one region includes:
- a CDS encoding CBS domain-containing protein, which produces MGIKNYIGKRAKPKKGSTENIKVSDYMTKNLITFKPEQTVLEVMNTLIKKKISGGPVVNENHELVGIISEGDCIKEISNSRYHNLPMEEIKVKDHMIKEVETIDGEMNLFDAAEKFLRDKRRRFPICENGKLVGQISQKDVLKAALELKGNSW; this is translated from the coding sequence ATGGGAATTAAAAATTATATAGGCAAACGTGCAAAACCAAAAAAGGGTTCTACGGAAAACATAAAAGTCTCAGATTATATGACCAAGAATTTGATAACCTTTAAGCCGGAACAGACTGTTTTAGAAGTAATGAACACGCTTATAAAAAAGAAAATTTCCGGTGGTCCAGTGGTAAACGAAAATCATGAACTGGTAGGCATTATTAGTGAAGGAGATTGTATTAAAGAAATAAGCAATAGCCGTTATCATAATCTTCCAATGGAAGAAATAAAAGTGAAAGACCACATGATAAAAGAAGTGGAAACCATTGATGGTGAAATGAATCTGTTTGATGCCGCCGAAAAATTTTTAAGAGACAAACGTAGGCGTTTCCCCATCTGCGAAAACGGAAAATTGGTTGGGCAGATAAGCCAAAAAGATGTATTAAAAGCGGCGTTGGAACTAAAAGGAAATAGCTGGTAG
- a CDS encoding succinylglutamate desuccinylase/aspartoacylase family protein translates to MAEENTDLILLKTKIAPGESKKLNFSIAKLYTGTKVEIPIIVERAVASGPTILITAGIHGDEVNGVEVVRQLIAKKMNRPKRGTIICIPILNVFGFLNAQREFPDGKDLNRKFPGTKHGSLASRVAYHFSKEIIPHADYCLDFHTGGASRFNAAQIRIKPNDEKLLNLAQVFNPPFIVYSSLLKKSYRETCDSMNIPTLLFEGGKSLESDKHIAKHGVDGIARVLKHLDMLQDTFEVPKTKTESVLIEKSKWLRAQKSGLLHVKVPCHKHVVKGEFLATITDPYGTMRFKVLSPNDGYIINVNQSPIIYQGDAIFHISTENTPILEKEEEDY, encoded by the coding sequence ATGGCAGAAGAAAACACCGATTTAATACTTCTGAAAACAAAGATAGCGCCGGGCGAAAGTAAAAAACTTAATTTCAGTATCGCTAAACTATATACTGGAACCAAAGTTGAAATTCCTATTATTGTAGAGCGTGCTGTAGCATCTGGCCCAACTATTTTGATTACTGCTGGTATTCATGGTGATGAAGTAAACGGTGTTGAAGTAGTTCGACAACTTATTGCTAAAAAGATGAACCGCCCCAAACGCGGTACTATAATTTGTATTCCTATTTTAAATGTATTCGGATTTTTAAACGCCCAACGCGAATTTCCGGATGGTAAAGATTTAAACCGTAAGTTTCCGGGAACTAAGCACGGTTCTTTAGCCAGCAGGGTAGCCTATCATTTTAGTAAAGAAATTATTCCACACGCAGATTATTGTTTAGATTTTCATACTGGTGGCGCAAGTCGGTTTAATGCCGCACAGATTCGCATTAAACCTAATGATGAAAAACTATTGAACTTAGCTCAAGTATTCAATCCACCGTTCATCGTGTATTCAAGTTTGTTGAAAAAATCATATCGCGAAACATGTGACAGTATGAACATCCCCACCTTGTTATTTGAAGGCGGAAAATCATTAGAAAGCGATAAACATATTGCCAAACACGGCGTTGATGGTATTGCTCGAGTTTTAAAACACCTAGATATGCTTCAAGATACTTTTGAAGTGCCAAAAACGAAGACAGAAAGTGTCCTAATTGAAAAAAGCAAATGGCTACGCGCCCAAAAAAGTGGCTTGTTGCATGTTAAAGTTCCCTGTCACAAACATGTAGTAAAAGGTGAATTTTTAGCCACGATTACCGACCCGTATGGAACCATGCGGTTTAAAGTACTTTCGCCCAATGATGGTTATATTATTAATGTAAACCAATCGCCTATTATCTATCAAGGGGATGCTATTTTTCATATTTCAACAGAAAATACGCCTATTTTAGAAAAAGAGGAAGAAGATTATTAA
- a CDS encoding ATP-dependent zinc protease family protein, which yields MKRNIGRIDKADFPKLELEDIEVKIDTGAFTSSIHCTDVTIENDYLKCRFLDEEHPQYHNKEFIFDQYDVKIVKSSNGESQTRYRIHTEIILFGKRHPIFLTLSDRKEMKFPVLLGRNFLTKKFVVDINKTNLSHKLKAKQK from the coding sequence ATGAAGAGAAATATAGGCCGAATAGATAAAGCAGATTTTCCAAAATTAGAATTAGAAGATATAGAAGTAAAAATTGATACAGGAGCGTTTACATCGTCTATTCATTGTACCGACGTTACCATAGAAAACGATTATTTAAAATGTCGTTTTTTAGATGAAGAACACCCACAGTATCATAATAAAGAGTTTATTTTTGATCAGTATGATGTGAAAATTGTAAAAAGTAGTAACGGTGAATCGCAAACCCGTTATAGAATACACACTGAAATTATATTATTCGGAAAAAGACATCCTATTTTTTTAACCTTAAGCGACCGAAAGGAAATGAAATTTCCCGTATTATTGGGACGTAATTTTTTAACCAAGAAATTTGTAGTAGATATTAATAAAACCAACCTATCACACAAACTTAAAGCAAAACAGAAATGA
- a CDS encoding HNH endonuclease, with protein MIPNLKGEVWKQFSDPSWRRNDLFDISNYGRIKHYKNDPKGEFLKTYMLNGYEVFSTLKKNGKTSLIYIHRAVAQLFLEEIEGKNLVIHKDFNKANNHINNLQFANRKELTEHNKNNPAVIQAKKEALLKPKYAKLTPEKVRLLKKKIFDPNRRTRLRLIAKQFGISEMQLYRIKSGKNWGHIDYK; from the coding sequence ATGATACCAAATTTAAAAGGAGAGGTCTGGAAACAATTTTCCGATCCCTCATGGCGTAGAAATGACTTATTTGATATTTCAAACTACGGAAGAATAAAACATTATAAAAATGATCCCAAAGGTGAATTTTTAAAAACCTATATGTTAAATGGTTATGAAGTTTTTTCAACCCTTAAAAAAAATGGAAAAACCAGTTTAATTTATATACATCGAGCCGTTGCCCAATTATTTTTAGAAGAAATAGAAGGTAAAAACTTGGTTATCCATAAAGATTTTAACAAAGCAAATAATCACATAAATAACTTGCAATTTGCTAACCGGAAAGAGCTAACGGAACACAATAAAAATAATCCGGCAGTAATACAAGCAAAAAAAGAAGCCTTGCTAAAACCAAAATATGCGAAGCTTACGCCCGAGAAAGTTAGATTATTAAAAAAGAAAATATTTGACCCCAACCGTAGAACACGATTGCGTTTAATTGCTAAGCAATTTGGAATATCAGAAATGCAATTATACCGTATAAAATCTGGTAAAAACTGGGGACACATAGATTATAAGTAA
- a CDS encoding sugar O-acetyltransferase: protein MTEKEKMLNGDFYDSRDPELIKMYHNARKLLKEYNGLDSELTEERENILTELFSFKGKRVWIETPFFCDYGENISIGENTFVNTNCMFIDNNKITIGKNGLIAPYVQIYTASHPLKAADRILEDGNQSRYLTSSKPVKIGNNVWVGGNSVIFPGVTIGDNVTIGAGSVVTKNISSNVLAYGNPCKVISEL, encoded by the coding sequence GTGACTGAAAAAGAAAAAATGCTGAATGGTGACTTTTATGATTCTCGAGATCCAGAATTGATAAAAATGTATCATAATGCACGAAAGCTATTGAAGGAATATAATGGTCTTGATTCAGAATTAACTGAAGAGCGTGAAAACATCTTAACTGAATTATTTAGTTTTAAAGGAAAGCGTGTCTGGATTGAAACACCTTTCTTTTGCGATTATGGAGAGAATATTTCAATTGGAGAAAATACATTTGTTAATACAAACTGTATGTTTATAGACAATAACAAAATAACAATTGGAAAAAATGGCCTTATTGCACCTTACGTACAAATTTATACTGCAAGTCATCCTTTGAAAGCAGCAGACAGAATATTAGAAGATGGAAATCAATCTCGCTATTTAACCTCATCAAAACCAGTTAAAATAGGTAATAATGTATGGGTTGGAGGAAATTCTGTTATTTTTCCTGGGGTAACAATTGGTGATAATGTTACAATTGGAGCAGGAAGTGTTGTAACTAAAAACATTTCTAGTAATGTTTTAGCATATGGAAACCCTTGCAAAGTGATTAGTGAATTATAA
- a CDS encoding lipoprotein signal peptidase, with amino-acid sequence MSLKKASLIIILVLLIDQISKVYIKTHFILGEEIPVFDWFRILFVENEGMAWGAKIPGEYGKLFLTLFRLVAIVGIGYWLWDSIRKNASRVLIFSIALIFAGAFGNIIDSVFYGIIFEDSHNQLANFMPVDGGYGTLFHGKVVDMLYFPLWKGYLPEWLPFWGGDYFTFFEPVFNVADTSISVGVILLLLFHKKAFPANEEEE; translated from the coding sequence ATGTCACTAAAGAAGGCTTCCCTAATTATAATTTTGGTTCTATTAATCGACCAAATTTCAAAAGTATATATTAAAACTCACTTTATTTTAGGTGAAGAAATCCCTGTGTTCGATTGGTTCCGCATTCTTTTTGTGGAAAACGAGGGCATGGCTTGGGGGGCCAAAATCCCTGGAGAGTACGGAAAATTATTCCTTACGTTGTTTCGCTTAGTTGCTATTGTAGGAATAGGGTATTGGCTGTGGGATTCAATTCGGAAAAATGCTTCCCGAGTGTTGATTTTTTCCATTGCTCTTATTTTTGCAGGTGCTTTCGGCAATATTATAGACTCTGTTTTCTACGGAATTATCTTCGAGGACAGCCACAATCAACTTGCCAACTTTATGCCCGTAGATGGCGGTTATGGCACGTTGTTTCACGGAAAAGTAGTCGATATGCTATACTTTCCGCTATGGAAAGGCTATTTGCCTGAATGGTTGCCTTTTTGGGGTGGTGATTACTTTACATTTTTTGAACCCGTATTTAATGTTGCTGACACTTCGATAAGTGTGGGAGTGATATTGTTATTGCTTTTTCATAAAAAAGCATTTCCTGCTAATGAGGAAGAGGAATAA
- a CDS encoding CD225/dispanin family protein, producing MENLTNQPPKPDNYLVWAILSTIFCCLPLGIISIVKSTKVNELYAQGNFAEAQQAAQEAKKWAMWSALGWLLLIVIPMVILLALGVFGAILDSGY from the coding sequence ATGGAAAACTTAACCAACCAACCTCCAAAACCTGACAATTACTTAGTTTGGGCTATTTTATCAACTATATTTTGTTGCTTACCCTTAGGGATTATCTCTATTGTTAAATCAACAAAAGTGAATGAGTTATATGCGCAAGGCAATTTCGCTGAAGCACAGCAAGCCGCACAGGAAGCAAAAAAATGGGCCATGTGGAGTGCTTTAGGCTGGTTGTTACTTATTGTAATTCCGATGGTTATTTTACTTGCTCTTGGAGTGTTTGGAGCAATACTAGATAGTGGCTATTAA
- a CDS encoding DUF6268 family outer membrane beta-barrel protein has protein sequence MRKLFLLLLLFPMFTSAQDYVDLFRIGHGETFNNNFEGTNSGTSIRSFEVGLTLPVVLNNNNALITGADFSVNNLQLFPEAERTSLYSTNIKLGLASTYSSTWSSTIILLPKIASDYNDISGDDFYLGGFALLKLQKKENLIYRFGVYGSQEAFGFFTTPIIGWYYLSPNKKFEMDMSLPISADLSYALGKTTIGMDYFGIGRSFNLKKENQPDTYVDLSSLEFAAYWQFNFLDKSVLLRTKLGYSSNNYEVYADGETIDLGLSAFSFGDDRTQLNPELNGGFFAKIEAIYRFNLPTKENKTPENQ, from the coding sequence TTGAGAAAACTATTCCTTCTGCTGCTTCTTTTTCCCATGTTCACTTCCGCACAAGATTATGTGGATCTATTTAGGATAGGCCACGGCGAAACATTTAACAATAACTTTGAAGGTACTAATAGCGGTACGAGCATACGATCTTTTGAAGTTGGACTCACTCTTCCTGTCGTCCTCAATAACAATAATGCTCTAATCACTGGAGCAGATTTTAGCGTGAACAATCTACAACTGTTTCCGGAGGCCGAACGCACGAGTTTATACAGTACAAACATAAAACTGGGGTTAGCTTCAACGTATTCTTCAACATGGAGTTCGACCATTATTTTATTGCCTAAAATTGCTTCAGATTATAACGATATTTCTGGCGATGATTTTTATTTAGGTGGGTTTGCATTGCTGAAACTTCAGAAAAAAGAAAATTTAATTTATCGTTTTGGGGTGTATGGCTCACAAGAAGCTTTTGGGTTTTTTACCACCCCAATTATTGGTTGGTATTATTTAAGCCCTAATAAAAAGTTTGAAATGGATATGTCGTTGCCCATTTCAGCAGATTTAAGCTATGCTTTGGGAAAAACCACTATTGGGATGGATTATTTTGGAATTGGAAGAAGTTTCAATTTAAAAAAAGAAAATCAGCCCGATACGTATGTTGATTTAAGTTCGTTGGAATTTGCCGCCTACTGGCAATTCAATTTTTTGGATAAAAGTGTGTTGTTACGCACCAAATTAGGGTATTCCAGTAATAATTATGAAGTATATGCAGATGGGGAAACGATAGATTTAGGCCTTTCAGCCTTTAGTTTTGGAGATGACCGAACCCAATTAAATCCTGAACTGAACGGTGGTTTTTTTGCTAAAATTGAAGCCATTTATCGCTTTAACTTACCCACCAAAGAGAACAAAACACCTGAAAATCAATAA
- the rimK gene encoding 30S ribosomal protein S6--L-glutamate ligase, which produces MNIKILSANAGLYSTQRLIEAAKKRKHEVEIINHTKCDIVIEKKNPMVYYKGKPLSHTDAVIPRIGASVTFYGTAVVRQFEMMRVFSTTESMALVRSRDKLRSLQILSRAGLGLPKTIFTNYSKNVKEIVEQAGGAPVIIKLLEGTQGIGVILAETRKAAESVIEAFNNLQARVIVQEFIKEAGGADIRAFIVDGQVVGAMKRQGKEGEFRSNLHRGGNASIITLSDEEEIAALKAAKAMGLGIAGVDMLQSDRGPLILEVNSSPGLEGIEAATGKDIATTIIKYIERNV; this is translated from the coding sequence ATGAATATAAAGATCCTTTCGGCCAATGCAGGGTTATACTCTACACAACGCTTAATAGAAGCTGCTAAAAAACGAAAGCATGAAGTAGAGATTATTAATCACACCAAATGTGATATTGTCATTGAAAAGAAAAACCCAATGGTGTATTACAAGGGTAAACCATTATCACACACCGATGCTGTAATTCCGCGTATTGGTGCTTCGGTAACCTTTTATGGAACAGCTGTAGTTCGCCAGTTTGAGATGATGCGCGTCTTTTCTACTACCGAATCGATGGCTTTGGTGCGTTCTCGCGACAAACTGCGGAGTTTACAAATACTATCCCGCGCCGGATTGGGATTACCTAAAACCATTTTTACCAATTATTCAAAAAACGTAAAGGAAATTGTGGAACAAGCTGGTGGAGCCCCAGTAATTATCAAACTTTTGGAGGGCACACAAGGAATCGGAGTTATTCTAGCCGAAACACGAAAAGCAGCCGAATCGGTTATTGAAGCATTCAACAATCTGCAAGCACGTGTAATTGTTCAAGAATTTATCAAGGAAGCCGGCGGTGCCGATATTCGTGCTTTTATTGTGGACGGACAAGTAGTTGGCGCTATGAAACGGCAAGGAAAAGAAGGAGAGTTCCGTTCAAACTTACACCGTGGCGGAAATGCTTCTATTATAACGCTAAGTGACGAAGAAGAAATAGCTGCCTTAAAAGCTGCCAAAGCTATGGGCTTAGGTATTGCAGGCGTTGATATGTTACAGTCAGATAGAGGACCTTTGATTCTAGAAGTAAATTCATCACCGGGATTAGAAGGAATTGAAGCTGCAACTGGAAAAGATATTGCAACTACCATCATAAAATATATAGAACGAAACGTATAA
- a CDS encoding TraR/DksA family transcriptional regulator: MANDVKTRYSDKELEEFKVLIQGKIEKAKEQLELIKSAYKNDSNNGTDDTSPTFKAFDEGSKVMSKEANSQLAIRQEKFIRDLKNALIRIENKSYGICRVTGKLINPERLKLVPHATLSIEAKNMQK, translated from the coding sequence ATGGCAAACGACGTAAAAACCCGATACAGCGATAAAGAGCTGGAAGAATTCAAAGTATTGATTCAGGGAAAAATAGAAAAAGCTAAAGAACAATTAGAGCTTATAAAAAGTGCTTATAAAAACGATAGCAACAACGGTACTGATGACACTTCGCCTACGTTCAAGGCTTTCGACGAAGGCAGTAAAGTAATGAGTAAAGAGGCAAATTCACAACTGGCTATCCGTCAGGAAAAATTTATCCGCGATCTTAAAAATGCTTTAATTAGAATAGAGAACAAAAGCTACGGTATATGCCGCGTAACCGGTAAACTAATTAATCCAGAGCGATTAAAATTGGTGCCACATGCTACATTGAGCATCGAAGCCAAAAACATGCAGAAGTAA
- a CDS encoding DUF2752 domain-containing protein: MAIKKVLKIGVIFIILASGLLLFYAFNPIEQSFFIPCPFHYLTGLHCPGCGSQRALHQLVHFNMYEAFRYNPLLVLSLPILIYSVGITLYNFINQTKYRVSFFYKNTFIYTYFGIVVAFWILRNIPIEPFSYLAPTTL, encoded by the coding sequence GTGGCTATTAAAAAAGTTTTAAAAATAGGGGTCATTTTTATCATACTAGCAAGTGGTCTCTTGCTTTTTTATGCCTTTAACCCGATAGAGCAGTCATTTTTTATTCCCTGTCCTTTTCACTATTTAACAGGACTACATTGTCCTGGGTGTGGTTCACAACGGGCATTGCATCAATTGGTTCATTTTAATATGTATGAAGCTTTTCGGTATAACCCGTTATTGGTGCTTTCTTTACCTATACTTATTTACAGTGTAGGAATAACGTTGTATAATTTTATTAACCAAACCAAATACCGGGTTTCGTTTTTTTACAAGAATACATTTATCTATACCTATTTTGGGATTGTGGTTGCTTTTTGGATATTGAGAAATATACCAATTGAGCCGTTTAGCTATTTAGCACCAACTACTTTATAA
- a CDS encoding 5-formyltetrahydrofolate cyclo-ligase, with protein sequence MDKAQLRKEYKARREQLSSETIEELSLQIANQALKLSIWEETYYHIFLPIESHKEVNTEYIMHILQGKDKSIVVSKSEFETGELKHYLLQENTVIKRSKYDIPEPVDGIEVSAEKLDVVFVPLLAYDEKGNRIGYGKGFYDRFLANCKPETIFVGLSFFSPEKEIPFEKTDIPLHYCITPTKVFSF encoded by the coding sequence ATGGACAAAGCACAACTTAGAAAAGAATATAAAGCACGTCGGGAGCAACTTTCTTCGGAAACAATAGAAGAATTGAGTTTGCAAATTGCTAATCAAGCTTTAAAACTATCAATTTGGGAAGAAACGTATTATCACATCTTTCTTCCTATTGAATCACATAAAGAAGTTAATACAGAATATATCATGCATATTCTACAAGGGAAAGACAAAAGCATCGTCGTTTCAAAATCTGAATTTGAAACAGGTGAACTAAAACATTATTTGTTGCAGGAAAACACCGTTATAAAACGTTCAAAATATGACATTCCCGAACCGGTGGACGGCATTGAAGTTTCCGCAGAAAAACTAGATGTGGTTTTCGTTCCATTATTGGCGTATGATGAAAAAGGCAACCGAATAGGCTACGGAAAGGGTTTTTATGACCGCTTTTTAGCTAATTGTAAACCCGAAACGATTTTTGTAGGGCTTTCGTTTTTTTCACCCGAAAAAGAAATCCCTTTTGAAAAGACCGACATACCTTTGCATTACTGCATAACTCCCACAAAAGTATTTTCCTTTTAA
- the ileS gene encoding isoleucine--tRNA ligase: protein MSKKFKEYKGLDLPKTATEILDFWNENNIFEKSISIREGNEPFVFFEGPPSANGMPGIHHVMARSIKDIFCRYKTQKGFKVDRKAGWDTHGLPIELGVEKELGITKEDIGKKISVEAYNAACKKAVMRYTDAWNKVTEGYGYWVDMDDPYITYKPKYMETVWWLLKEIYNKGFMYKGYTIQPYSPKAGTGLSSHELNQPGTYQDVTDTTAVAQFKAIADTLPDFLAEESNNIFLLAWTTTPWTLPSNTALTVGKKIDYVLVKTYNQYTFEPIYVVLAKNLVGKQFGGKYEEKPNEEVLDSYKQGDKNIPYFIVKEFKGKDLLDIRYEQLLDYAKPYENPENAFRVIAGDFVTTEDGTGIVHTAPTFGADDAKVAKEASPEVPPLLVKDENSNLVPLVDLQGKFRSEMKELAGKYVKNEYYDDGEAPEKSVDVELVIKLKTENRAFHVEKYVHSYPNCWRTDKPILYYPLDSWFIKVTDFKDRMHDLNKTINWKPKATGEGRFGNWLANANDWNLSRSRYWGIPLPLWRTEDGKEEKCIGSIEELKAEMEKAVAAGVMDKAIYEDFTPGDFSEENYDTVDLHKNIVDEITLVSESGKLMKREADLIDVWFDSGSMPYAQWHYPFENKDKVEQTWRKADFIAEGVDQTRGWFYTLHAIATMIFDDVAYKNVVSNGLVLDKNGQKMSKRLGNAVDPFETLKTYGPDATRWYMISNANPWDNLKFDLDGISEVRNKFFGTLYNTYSFFSLYANLDNFTYAEADVPLEKRPEIDRWILSELHTLIEKVDTFYSDYEPTKATRAISEFVQENLSNWFVRLSRRRYWKGSYNDDKISAYQTLYTCLETVAKLSAPVAPFFMDRLYKDLNEGVEKEGKESVHVSDFPKADVSCIDKTLERKMQRAQTISSLVLSLRQREKIKVRQPLQKIMIPVLDETVRAEIEAVEDLIKSEVNVKEIKLIDEASGLLVKQIKPDFKKLGPRFGRDMKLVSQAIAGFGQDEIAKLEKDGEISVEINKKNTTLVLDDVIISSQDIEGWLVANANGITVALDVTITPSLKNEGIARELVNRIQNLRKDSGFEVTDRVEVTIKDDNYLKSAVEENLTYIKEETLTEVLQFNNDVSNGTEIAFDDIATQIKIKKH, encoded by the coding sequence ATGAGCAAAAAGTTTAAAGAATACAAGGGATTAGACCTTCCTAAAACAGCGACAGAAATACTTGATTTTTGGAATGAAAACAACATTTTTGAAAAAAGTATTTCCATTCGTGAAGGGAATGAACCGTTTGTGTTTTTTGAAGGACCTCCATCTGCAAATGGAATGCCGGGTATTCACCATGTCATGGCACGTTCTATAAAGGATATTTTCTGCCGTTATAAAACCCAAAAAGGATTTAAAGTAGACCGAAAAGCCGGTTGGGATACGCATGGATTACCGATTGAATTAGGCGTGGAGAAAGAATTGGGCATCACCAAAGAAGACATAGGTAAGAAAATTTCCGTAGAGGCTTATAACGCTGCGTGTAAAAAAGCCGTGATGCGGTATACCGATGCGTGGAACAAAGTAACCGAAGGCTATGGCTATTGGGTGGATATGGACGATCCATACATTACCTACAAACCAAAATACATGGAAACGGTTTGGTGGTTGCTAAAAGAAATATACAACAAAGGCTTTATGTACAAAGGCTACACTATACAACCGTATTCGCCAAAAGCGGGAACGGGTTTAAGTTCGCACGAATTAAACCAACCGGGAACCTATCAAGATGTTACCGATACAACGGCCGTAGCCCAATTTAAAGCCATTGCAGATACATTACCAGACTTTTTAGCTGAAGAAAGCAACAACATCTTCCTTTTAGCTTGGACCACCACACCGTGGACGCTGCCAAGTAATACGGCACTTACCGTAGGAAAGAAAATTGATTATGTCTTGGTAAAAACCTATAATCAATATACGTTTGAACCTATTTACGTAGTACTTGCTAAAAACTTGGTAGGGAAACAATTTGGTGGCAAATATGAAGAAAAGCCAAATGAAGAGGTCCTTGACAGCTACAAACAAGGCGATAAAAACATACCGTATTTTATTGTAAAAGAATTTAAGGGGAAAGACCTTTTAGACATTCGGTACGAGCAGTTATTGGACTATGCAAAACCGTATGAAAATCCTGAAAATGCGTTTCGTGTAATTGCTGGGGATTTCGTAACTACCGAAGACGGTACGGGTATCGTGCATACCGCGCCAACTTTTGGTGCAGATGATGCCAAAGTTGCTAAAGAAGCATCGCCAGAAGTTCCGCCATTATTGGTGAAAGATGAAAATAGCAATTTAGTTCCGTTGGTGGATTTACAAGGGAAATTCCGTTCGGAAATGAAAGAACTCGCCGGAAAATACGTAAAAAATGAATATTACGATGATGGTGAAGCACCTGAAAAATCAGTCGATGTTGAATTAGTCATCAAACTGAAAACTGAAAACAGAGCTTTTCACGTTGAAAAATATGTGCACAGCTACCCAAATTGCTGGCGAACTGACAAGCCTATTTTATATTATCCATTGGATTCTTGGTTTATAAAAGTGACCGATTTTAAAGATCGCATGCACGATTTAAATAAAACTATCAACTGGAAGCCAAAAGCAACCGGAGAAGGACGTTTTGGCAATTGGTTAGCCAATGCAAACGATTGGAACTTATCTCGTTCCCGCTATTGGGGAATTCCATTACCCCTTTGGAGAACTGAAGATGGTAAAGAAGAAAAATGTATTGGCAGCATAGAAGAGCTGAAAGCCGAAATGGAAAAAGCTGTTGCAGCTGGCGTGATGGATAAAGCAATTTACGAAGACTTTACCCCAGGCGATTTTTCCGAAGAAAACTACGATACAGTAGATTTACATAAAAACATTGTTGACGAGATTACGTTGGTTTCAGAAAGTGGAAAACTGATGAAGCGCGAAGCCGATTTGATCGATGTATGGTTTGATAGTGGAAGTATGCCGTATGCGCAATGGCATTACCCATTCGAAAATAAAGACAAAGTAGAACAAACGTGGCGTAAAGCTGATTTTATTGCTGAAGGCGTAGATCAAACCCGTGGATGGTTCTATACCTTGCATGCTATCGCAACGATGATTTTTGATGATGTTGCCTATAAAAATGTAGTGAGCAACGGATTAGTACTCGATAAAAACGGGCAGAAAATGTCCAAACGTTTAGGAAATGCTGTAGACCCATTTGAAACCTTAAAAACATACGGTCCCGATGCTACGCGTTGGTACATGATTAGCAATGCGAATCCGTGGGATAACTTGAAGTTTGACTTGGATGGTATTTCGGAAGTGCGTAATAAATTCTTCGGAACGCTTTACAATACGTATAGTTTCTTCAGTTTGTATGCCAATTTGGATAATTTCACATACGCTGAAGCTGATGTTCCGTTAGAAAAACGTCCGGAGATAGACCGATGGATTCTTTCCGAATTACACACGCTTATTGAAAAAGTAGACACTTTTTATAGCGATTATGAGCCTACAAAGGCAACGCGCGCTATTTCAGAATTTGTACAAGAAAACTTAAGTAATTGGTTTGTTCGATTGAGCAGAAGACGCTACTGGAAAGGAAGTTATAACGACGATAAAATTTCAGCCTATCAAACACTTTACACGTGTTTAGAAACAGTTGCAAAGCTTAGCGCACCGGTAGCGCCGTTCTTTATGGATCGTTTGTATAAAGACTTAAATGAAGGCGTTGAAAAAGAAGGAAAAGAGTCGGTTCACGTAAGCGATTTCCCTAAAGCAGATGTCTCTTGTATCGATAAAACCTTAGAGCGAAAAATGCAACGGGCGCAAACAATTTCTTCGCTTGTTTTATCGTTACGACAACGTGAAAAAATAAAAGTGCGGCAACCGCTTCAGAAAATAATGATTCCAGTTTTAGACGAAACCGTTAGAGCCGAAATTGAGGCAGTGGAAGATTTGATAAAATCTGAGGTAAATGTCAAAGAAATCAAATTAATTGATGAGGCTTCTGGTCTTTTGGTGAAACAAATTAAACCCGACTTTAAAAAACTGGGACCACGTTTTGGTAGAGATATGAAATTAGTATCTCAAGCCATCGCTGGTTTTGGACAAGATGAGATAGCCAAACTGGAGAAAGATGGTGAAATTTCAGTAGAAATAAACAAAAAAAATACTACATTGGTCCTTGACGACGTTATTATTAGCTCTCAAGATATTGAAGGTTGGTTGGTTGCAAACGCCAATGGAATAACGGTTGCACTCGATGTAACCATAACCCCTTCGCTTAAAAATGAAGGTATAGCTAGAGAATTGGTAAACCGAATTCAAAACCTACGGAAAGATTCTGGATTTGAAGTAACCGACCGTGTAGAAGTAACTATTAAAGATGATAATTACTTAAAATCTGCAGTTGAAGAAAATTTAACGTATATTAAAGAAGAAACATTAACCGAAGTTTTGCAATTTAATAATGATGTAAGCAATGGAACGGAAATTGCTTTTGATGATATTGCAACCCAAATTAAGATAAAAAAACACTAG